Below is a genomic region from Persicimonas caeni.
TCGAGCGCTCCATCGAAGATTTGGGCTACGGCGAGCACGTCAGACTCGACTTGGGTGAACTGGGGGGCGCGAGTTATTATACCGGCCTAGGCTTCAATGTTGTTGCCGAGGGCGTCGGCCGCGAGTTGGGAAGGGGAGGGCGCTACGACGATCTCGTCGGGCGCTTCGGCGCCGACACGCCCGCGGTCGGATTCTCGTTCTCGCTCGAGACCATCGTCGAGTTTTTGCATTCGTCGAGCCCCAGCAGTGGGCGGCGTTTCGACGGTGGTGACGCGATTTATGTGGACCCGTCCGACCCCATCAAAGGATTACACGTGGCGCTGGAGCGGCGTCGCAGAGACAAGCCGACACGAATTGTCAGCAGGCCCGAGAGTAGTCGATGAACCAGACCCAACCACTCAGAATCGCGCTGCCCAAAAGCGAAGAACTCGAAGCCATCTGCGCGCACTTTCGCGCCTGCGGCTTCGAGTTGCCCCAGCCGATCGGCCCCGGGCTGCATCGCCTCGATAATCCGTTGAGCGGCGAATACGACGTCGAAGTTTTCTGCATCGACTCGGCCGACGTGGGCACCTACGTCGAGCACGGCATCGCGCATATCGGCGTGATGAGCACCGATCTGATCCGCGAAAACGGCATCCAAGTCTGGCGCCCCTTCTCGTTTCCGTTTGGCAAATACCCGTTGGTGTTGGCCGCACCCAAAGGCGAGACGATCGCCTCGTTGTCGGCCCGCCCGCTGATCCGCATCGCCACGCCGCTGCCCAACTTCACCCGCGAGGTCTTCGCCTCACGCGGCATGTCGGTCAACGTCGTGCCGGTGGCCGACAGCGTGACTGCATGTTTGTTGGGATTGGCCGACG
It encodes:
- the hisG gene encoding ATP phosphoribosyltransferase, translated to MNQTQPLRIALPKSEELEAICAHFRACGFELPQPIGPGLHRLDNPLSGEYDVEVFCIDSADVGTYVEHGIAHIGVMSTDLIRENGIQVWRPFSFPFGKYPLVLAAPKGETIASLSARPLIRIATPLPNFTREVFASRGMSVNVVPVADSVTACLLGLADGYVDRLVEPDMMVKQGFRAVEALGHASLKLIVNRACGSRRRQTIRALIDALETHQPPTPAKIEIPFDGEEFERPDTTEFDLAN